A genomic stretch from Brassica napus cultivar Da-Ae unplaced genomic scaffold, Da-Ae ScsIHWf_1118;HRSCAF=1591, whole genome shotgun sequence includes:
- the LOC125596046 gene encoding uncharacterized protein LOC125596046 — protein MGDPLPLRLALPELRYPIGSEPEKTISINQHSIVAYIKTVKEILGNDEFNRIRGTFLGPVIKLGERSLKLSAKIVHAVLTKSIKTVKRHEAWFHFGAQPMRFSIREFHMVTGLKCSGEAREPREETEKFKWDFLKGRTHTVKDVEKQLRNTREDASDERFCLAMLLLIESILLQKSLLDGGTTFTLDYVKIAQDMDVLMTYPWGRTAYNLLLKSLQRAVDKSLDKNNYDLQGFPMAFLIWILESVPLLQYAFSQVVPILSVQPSTPIFLCEKYLQIASPQLIDVLLIEIKDHLKVTCILPPISNDPEADVCMEDEANKDLDDMADLSKRGYKFKIRDWRNMSVDLYGANEQIRRASLLFGNGGMSQASSSYQEESLESKINRISEMVGDNLRIMNDRLCLIEKDRKQIKERVTKLEKLQRVTSYETPNNEDCLPNFCCTCTD, from the exons TTATATCAAAACTGTTAAGGAAATTCTAGGAAATGATGAGTTCAACAGAATAAGAGGGACGTTTTTGGGACCGGTGATCAAGCTTGGAGAGAGGTCTTTGAAATTATCAGCTAAGATAGTGCACGCAGTTCTCACCAAAAGCATCAAGACAGTGAAGAGACACGAAGCATGGTTCCATTTTGGTGCTCAGCCAATGAGGTTCTCTATAAGAGAATTCCACATGGTGACTGGTTTGAAATGTAGTGGTGAAGCAAGAGAACCACGAGAGGAAACCGAGAAATTTAAGTGGGACTTCCTAAAAGGGCGTACTCATACAGTAAAGGACGTGGAGAAGCAGCtcagaaacacaagagaagatgcTTCTGATGAGAGATTCTGCCTTGCAATGCTCCTCCTGATTGAGAGCATACTACTACAGAAGAGCCTTCTCGACGGTGGCACAACTTTTACTTTGGATTATGTGAAAATAGCGCAGGATATGGATGTCTTGATGACATACCCATGGGGGAGAACAGCTTATAATTTGCTGTTAAAATCACTTCAGAGAGCTGTCGACAAAAGCCTCgacaaaaacaattatgattTGCAAGGATTCCCTATGGCATTTCTTATATGGATACTTGAGTCAGTACCTTTGCTACAGTATGCATTCAGTCAAGTTGTTCCTATTCTGAGCGTTCAACCGTCTACCCCAATATTTTTGTGTGAGAAGTACCTTCAAATAGCTTCTCCACAGCTGATAGATGTTCTCCTAATTGAAATCAAAGATCAT CTTAAGGTCACATGCATCCTACCTCCTATTTCTAATGATCCAGAAGCTGATGTTTGCATGGAAGACGAAGCTAATAAAGATCTGGATGACATGGCCGATTTATCCAAGAGAggttataagtttaaaattagaGATTGGCGAAACATGTCAGTAGACCTATACGGTGCTAATGAACAAATAAGAAGAGCATCTTTACTGTTTGGGAATGGAGGGATGagtcaagcttcttcttcgtatcagGAGGAGTCTTTGGAATCAAAGATCAACAGAATCAGCGAGATGGTGGGAGATAATTTAAGGATCATGAACGATCGTTTGTGTTTGATTGAAAAAGACAGGAAACAGATTAAAGAACGTGTGACAAAACTAGAGAAACTACAAAGAGTTACTTCAtatgaaactccaaacaatgag GATTGCCTTCCTAATTTTTGTTGTACTTGCACAGACTGA